One segment of Sinorhizobium sp. BG8 DNA contains the following:
- a CDS encoding HAD family phosphatase: protein MRFHALFFCLHAKRCAMVPNTVVFDIGGVLIDWNPAYLYRKLLADDAEVSEFLGKVCTSAWNEQFDAGKPFADGIAELSKLHPEKAELIEAYWLRWDEMLGGEVPGTARILERLKSSGVAVHAISNWSAETFPRASERFPFLGLFDVLVVSGREQLVKPGSEIFELFLERAGVPADQCIFIDDNLANIKTAQKVGFQTEHFRTASDLERRLVDLGILTRSADSQA, encoded by the coding sequence GTGCGTTTTCATGCATTATTTTTTTGTCTTCATGCGAAAAGGTGCGCTATGGTCCCCAACACAGTTGTCTTTGATATTGGCGGCGTTCTGATCGATTGGAACCCCGCTTACCTCTATCGAAAGTTGCTCGCCGATGACGCGGAGGTGTCCGAGTTTCTGGGCAAGGTTTGCACGAGCGCATGGAACGAGCAGTTTGACGCCGGCAAGCCCTTCGCAGACGGGATTGCGGAACTGTCAAAGCTTCATCCGGAGAAAGCCGAGCTGATCGAGGCCTACTGGCTGCGCTGGGATGAAATGCTTGGAGGGGAGGTGCCCGGAACGGCGCGCATACTCGAGCGCCTGAAGTCCTCGGGAGTGGCGGTTCATGCGATTTCCAACTGGTCGGCCGAAACGTTCCCACGCGCTTCCGAGCGCTTTCCATTTCTCGGCTTGTTCGACGTCCTGGTGGTGTCCGGCAGAGAACAGCTGGTGAAGCCGGGTTCGGAGATCTTCGAACTGTTTCTTGAGCGCGCTGGGGTTCCTGCTGATCAGTGCATTTTCATCGACGACAATCTGGCAAACATCAAGACCGCGCAGAAGGTCGGTTTTCAAACCGAGCACTTCAGGACTGCCAGCGATCTTGAGCGCCGCCTTGTCGATCTTGGCATCCTTACTCGATCTGCGGACAGCCAGGCATGA
- a CDS encoding GMC family oxidoreductase has protein sequence MAQTADIVIIGSGIGGASLAYSLASSGRRIVILERGGYLKDSPEARDDVAIFQKGFYRSSEEWLGTDGESFLPGNYYYVGGNSKFYGAVMYRYRAQDFLPRPHMDGASPGWPLSYEELAPWYDAAETVFQVRGSTQQDATEPFHAKPYDFPPVPDEPAIASVRKKLEKVGIHPSSLPLAVDIDAWLKRAKTGWDAFPGTDAGKIDAEAGPLAQALKNPNVTVITGASVSRLETDESGRRVTAAVYVKDGVEHRISADLFAVAAGAVQSAALMLRSANKAHPTGLGNSSDQLGRNFMNHNTTAMLTINPFSPNTSVYQKTIAFNDFYNEDNEFGFPLGNVQLLGHITGNILKANFPVPAPAWFTRLLARYAYGWFLTSEDLPSPESRVMVRDDHIVMHWVRTNMRAHEALISKTRAVMRKAGFPIVLTHTFGRKTTSHQCGTARLGNDPRTSVVNLDCRSHDVENLYVTDASVLPTSAAVNPALTISALAIKAGASISRQG, from the coding sequence ATGGCGCAGACGGCTGACATCGTCATCATCGGGTCGGGGATCGGTGGAGCCTCGCTGGCTTACAGCTTGGCCTCTTCCGGGCGACGCATCGTCATTCTCGAAAGGGGTGGCTATCTCAAGGACAGCCCCGAGGCCAGGGATGACGTCGCGATCTTTCAGAAGGGGTTCTACCGCTCTTCCGAGGAGTGGCTAGGCACTGACGGAGAGAGCTTCCTTCCTGGAAATTACTACTATGTGGGCGGAAACTCGAAGTTCTACGGCGCGGTCATGTATCGCTACCGCGCGCAGGATTTCCTCCCGAGGCCGCACATGGATGGTGCATCCCCGGGGTGGCCGCTCTCGTATGAAGAGCTTGCCCCATGGTACGACGCGGCGGAGACCGTGTTCCAGGTTCGGGGATCCACTCAGCAGGATGCGACGGAACCTTTCCACGCCAAGCCCTACGACTTTCCGCCAGTTCCTGACGAACCGGCAATCGCTTCGGTTCGCAAGAAACTGGAAAAGGTGGGTATCCACCCGTCATCGCTTCCGCTTGCAGTTGACATAGACGCCTGGCTGAAAAGGGCCAAGACCGGATGGGACGCATTTCCCGGCACCGACGCAGGCAAGATTGATGCGGAAGCCGGCCCGCTTGCACAGGCGCTGAAGAATCCAAATGTCACCGTGATCACAGGCGCGAGCGTGTCACGGCTGGAAACGGACGAGAGCGGACGCAGGGTTACGGCGGCGGTTTATGTGAAGGACGGGGTCGAGCATCGCATCTCGGCGGATCTGTTCGCTGTGGCGGCCGGAGCCGTGCAATCCGCGGCACTCATGCTGCGGTCGGCCAACAAGGCGCACCCAACGGGTCTCGGAAACAGCTCCGATCAGCTGGGTCGCAACTTCATGAACCACAACACGACCGCGATGCTTACCATCAACCCGTTCTCGCCGAACACCAGCGTGTACCAGAAGACGATCGCGTTCAACGACTTCTACAACGAGGACAACGAGTTCGGTTTCCCGCTAGGGAACGTTCAGCTCCTTGGCCACATCACGGGCAACATTCTGAAGGCCAACTTTCCAGTTCCGGCTCCTGCCTGGTTCACAAGGCTGCTGGCGCGCTACGCTTACGGCTGGTTCCTGACCAGCGAGGATCTTCCGAGCCCAGAGAGCCGGGTCATGGTTCGCGACGACCACATCGTGATGCACTGGGTCCGCACGAACATGCGGGCTCACGAGGCACTGATCAGCAAGACGCGCGCCGTGATGCGCAAGGCCGGCTTTCCAATCGTTCTCACTCACACCTTCGGTCGAAAGACGACCTCTCACCAGTGCGGCACCGCTCGCCTGGGCAACGATCCGCGAACGTCGGTGGTCAATCTGGATTGCCGCAGCCACGACGTGGAAAACCTCTACGTCACCGACGCCTCGGTTTTGCCAACGTCGGCGGCGGTCAATCCAGCACTCACGATTTCTGCTCTGGCGATCAAGGCCGGAGCCTCCATTTCGAGGCAGGGCTAA
- a CDS encoding GMC family oxidoreductase N-terminal domain-containing protein has product MGFGDQGPAQLGKRSGEADELHTYDYIVVGGGSTGCVVASRLSEDPTAKVLLLEEGPRDLNPYIHIPGAYYKTAQGPLLKRIPWESMPEQGRAEVPTMVQARVLGGGSSVNAMIYIRGVPSDYAQWVAMGAEGWAYEDVLPYFKRAEDNNRFCNEVHGVGGPLGVSDVDYIHPLTRAWLQACQQAGLPYNPDFNSGDPTGCGLYQITARNGRRSSAAVAYLNPARKRRNLRIATGTTVTRLIIENGRAVGLECIQGKRQVTYRARGEIVVSTGAIATPKLLMLSGIGPADQIRRQGIKVHADLPGVGQNLQDHIEISLVYQLNGPHSYDKYKKLHWKAAAGLNYALFRNGPASSNLIEGGAFWWGDKSEAVPDIQYFMVVGAGIEEGVDAVPGGNGCTVNLGQIRPRSRGEVTLASADPAANPRVAPRYFSDAYDLEAITDGTMAAIDIMEQPAIAKYVATRHTPSPKLKTREDIRAFCQRDAHAALHPSGTCRMGGDEMAVVDPQLRVRGIDGLRVADASVMPTLISGNPNSVCIMIGERAANFLRS; this is encoded by the coding sequence ATGGGATTTGGTGATCAAGGACCGGCACAGCTGGGGAAGCGTTCGGGCGAGGCCGATGAGCTCCATACCTATGACTACATCGTCGTCGGCGGTGGATCCACCGGATGCGTCGTCGCCTCCCGGCTCTCCGAAGATCCGACCGCGAAGGTATTGCTTCTCGAGGAAGGTCCGCGCGATCTCAATCCGTACATCCACATTCCTGGCGCATACTACAAGACGGCTCAGGGGCCGCTCCTGAAGCGCATTCCGTGGGAGTCCATGCCGGAGCAAGGGCGCGCCGAGGTTCCCACCATGGTGCAGGCGAGGGTGCTCGGAGGTGGAAGCTCGGTCAACGCCATGATCTACATACGAGGCGTTCCGTCCGACTACGCCCAGTGGGTTGCCATGGGGGCCGAGGGCTGGGCCTACGAGGACGTCCTGCCTTACTTCAAACGCGCGGAAGACAACAACCGCTTCTGCAATGAGGTCCATGGTGTCGGCGGACCTCTTGGCGTTTCCGACGTCGACTACATTCATCCGTTGACGCGCGCCTGGCTGCAGGCGTGCCAGCAGGCTGGCCTGCCCTACAATCCCGACTTCAACTCCGGAGATCCGACCGGATGTGGCCTGTATCAAATCACCGCGCGAAATGGTCGGCGCAGTTCCGCGGCCGTTGCCTATCTCAATCCAGCCCGCAAGCGGCGAAACCTGCGCATCGCGACCGGGACGACGGTCACGCGGCTGATCATCGAGAATGGAAGGGCGGTTGGTCTCGAGTGCATCCAGGGCAAGCGGCAGGTCACCTATAGGGCGCGGGGCGAGATAGTCGTTTCGACCGGTGCGATTGCCACGCCCAAGCTCCTGATGCTGTCCGGGATTGGTCCCGCCGACCAGATCCGGCGGCAAGGCATCAAGGTGCATGCCGATCTGCCGGGCGTGGGGCAGAACCTTCAGGATCACATTGAGATATCGCTGGTCTACCAACTCAACGGGCCGCACAGCTACGACAAGTACAAGAAGCTGCACTGGAAGGCAGCGGCGGGTCTGAACTACGCCCTCTTTCGCAATGGCCCTGCTTCCTCGAACCTCATCGAAGGCGGCGCCTTCTGGTGGGGAGACAAGAGTGAAGCGGTGCCGGACATCCAATATTTCATGGTCGTCGGTGCAGGGATCGAGGAAGGGGTCGATGCCGTGCCCGGTGGAAACGGTTGCACGGTCAATCTTGGCCAGATTAGGCCGCGTTCCAGGGGGGAGGTGACGCTTGCGAGTGCCGACCCGGCTGCAAATCCGCGCGTCGCTCCTCGATATTTCTCGGATGCCTATGATCTGGAAGCGATAACGGACGGGACCATGGCGGCCATCGACATCATGGAACAGCCTGCGATCGCGAAATATGTGGCGACGAGACACACTCCTTCCCCGAAGCTCAAGACCCGCGAGGACATCAGGGCGTTCTGCCAGCGGGATGCGCACGCGGCGCTGCATCCCTCGGGAACGTGCCGGATGGGTGGCGACGAGATGGCGGTGGTCGACCCGCAATTGCGGGTGCGAGGCATCGACGGGCTTCGTGTGGCCGACGCGTCCGTCATGCCGACGCTGATCTCCGGCAATCCCAATTCTGTTTGCATCATGATCGGTGAACGGGCGGCGAATTTCCTTCGCTCCTGA